A window from Mixophyes fleayi isolate aMixFle1 chromosome 12, aMixFle1.hap1, whole genome shotgun sequence encodes these proteins:
- the LOC142108518 gene encoding uncharacterized protein LOC142108518: MFLDSAAARKQVVYTGIWAVGDRRLMKMCCRKSSVRQMSHLLTYLFILLLVNGLFFSYPCIWLAQHHTIVVPLSAGLTFHIQILLTIVVAYVNLRRSWRGCCFDTMTRLRAIDWPIIGAWPSAAENPTCMKKSHLYIIFFSNLCVHSAILHVFSIMYILGNWMEDVGAEMICTIVVLVTSFIGCISTPLYAACCFTMSVETEVVEAISNPEARNLPSVSSPQNQTSLPEVIYETSC; encoded by the exons atgttCCTGGATTCCGCTGCTGCTAGAAAACAGGTTGTATATACTGgaatctgggcagttggtgaccgGCGATTGATGAAGATGTGTTGTCGCAAGTCCTCTGTTCGACAGATGAGCCATCTGCTGACCTACCtttttattctgttattagtTAACGGACTTTTCTTCAGCTACCC ATGTATTTGGCTGGCTCAGCACCACACCATAGTAGTCCCACTATCAGCCGGGTTGACTTTCCACATTCAGATACTGCTGACTATAGTTGTGGCCTATGTCAATCTAAGAAGATCTTGGAGAG GTTGCTGCTTCGATACAATGACAAGACTGAGGGCCATCGACTGGCCTATCATTGGCGCTTGGCCATCGGCAGCAGAG AACCCTACGTGCATGAAGAAATCTCATCTGTACATAATTTTCTTCAGCAACCTATGTGTGCACTCGGCCATCCTCCATGTATTCTCCATAATGTACATCCTGGGGAACTGGATGGAGGATGTGGGAGCCGAGATGATTTGCAC TATTGTGGTCCTGGTGACATCATTTATCGGGTGTATATCTACTCCTCTGTACGCAGCCTGCTGCTTTACAATG AGCGTAGAGACAGAGGTAGTTGAAGCGATCAGCAATCCTGAGGCAAGAAACCTACCCAGCGTGTCATCACCCCAAAATCAG ACCTCATTGCCTGAAGTGATTTATGAAACAAGTTGCTGA